In Arachis stenosperma cultivar V10309 chromosome 1, arast.V10309.gnm1.PFL2, whole genome shotgun sequence, one DNA window encodes the following:
- the LOC130963412 gene encoding flavonoid 3'-monooxygenase CYP75B137-like, with protein MVAMFLSSITPLFENLNHYYTNNNTTPFLIIAFTVISALTWLLFLRPNMAHRNLPPGPPGLPIFGNLLSLDPDLHTYFLSLAHTYGPIFKIQLGSKLGIVITSPSMVREVLKEHDSVFANRDVPAAGRAATYGGADIAWTPYGPEWRMLRKVCVLKMLSNNTLDSVYELRRNEVRKMVGFLHDRVGSEVNVGEQVFLTVLNVITEMMWGGAVEGQEREGLGAEFREVVAEMTHLLGKPNVSDFFPALARFDLQRVEKQMHALVPRFDGIFERKIGERVKEGNKKSNDFLQFLLNLREEADSKTPLTMVQLKALLMDMVVGGSDTSANTIEFAMAEMIKNSEVMKKVQEELEAVVGRDNMVEESHIHKLPYLCAVMKETLRLHPALPLLIPHRPSETTTIGGYTVPKDSRVFVNVWAIHRDPSIWDNPLEFDPTRFLRDDDGGANKWDFSGSDFTYFPFGSGRRICAGIAMAERTVLYFLATLVHSFDWRVIDGEKLDISEKFGIVLKKKTPLVVIPKLRLSNLGLYK; from the exons ATGGTCGCTATGTTCCTCTCTTCAATAACTCCTCTCTTTGAAAACCTTAACCATTACTACACCAACAACAACACCACACCCTTCCTCATAATTGCTTTCACCGTCATCTCCGCACTAACATGGCTCCTCTTCCTCAGGCCCAACATGGCCCACCGCAACCTCCCACCCGGCCCACCGGGCCTCCCCATCTTCGGCAACCTCCTCTCCCTTGACCCAGACCTCCACACCTACTTCTTATCCCTGGCCCATACCTACGGCCCAATCTTCAAGATCCAGCTTGGCAGCAAGCTAGGCATCGTCATAACCTCTCCTTCGATGGTCCGCGAAGTCCTCAAGGAACACGACTCCGTTTTCGCCAACCGCGACGTCCCTGCCGCTGGAAGAGCCGCCACCTACGGCGGAGCTGACATCGCATGGACACCATACGGCCCCGAGTGGCGTATGCTGAGAAAAGTATGCGTCCTCAAGATGCTGAGCAACAACACTCTCGACTCCGTCTACGAGCTCCGCCGGAATGAGGTCCGAAAAATGGTCGGGTTCTTGCACGATCGGGTCGGTTCAGAGGTGAACGTTGGGGAGCAAGTGTTCCTAACTGTGCTGAATGTGATAACGGAGATGATGTGGGGAGGGGCGGTGGAGGGGCAGGAGAGGGAGGGATTGGGGGCGGAATTCAGGGAAGTGGTGGCGGAGATGACGCACCTACTTGGGAAGCCGAACGTGTCGGATTTTTTTCCCGCGTTGGCACGGTTTGATTTACAGCGGGTGGAGAAGCAGATGCACGCGCTGGTGCCGCGGTTCGATGGGATCTTCGAGAGGAAGATTGGCGAGAGGGTGAAagaagggaacaagaagagcaatgATTTCTTGCAGTTTCTGTTGAACTTGAGGGAGGAAGCTGACTCCAAGACTCCACTCACCATGGTTCAGCTCAAGGCATTACTCATG GACATGGTGGTGGGTGGATCTGACACATCCGCTAACACAATCGAATTTGCTATGGCTGAAATGATAAAAAATTCAGAGGTAATGAAGAAAGTCCAAGAAGAACTAGAAGCAGTGGTTGGCAGAGACAACATGGTAGAAGAATCACACATTCACAAGCTACCTTACTTGTGTGCAGTAATGAAAGAAACCCTTCGATTGCACCCAGCACTTCCACTCTTAATCCCTCACCGCCCCAGTGAAACCACCACCATCGGAGGATACACAGTTCCAAAGGATTCTCGCGTGTTCGTGAACGTGTGGGCCATACACAGAGACCCTTCTATTTGGGACAATCCACTTGAGTTTGATCCTACTAGGTTCTTGAGGGATGATGATGGTGGTGCCAACAAATGGGATTTTAGTGGCAGTGACTTCACGTATTTCCCATTTGGTTCCGGAAGAAGAATATGTGCTGGGATCGCAATGGCTGAAAGGACAGTTCTGTATTTTCTTGCCACCCTTGTGCATTCCTTTGACTGGAGGGTAATTGATGGTGAAAAACTTGATATATCAGAAAAGTTTGGTATTGTTCTTAAGAAGAAGACACCTTTAGTTGTTATTCCCAAGTTACGACTATCTAATTTAGGTCTTTATAAGTAG